GGGTCTCCGGGTTGGTGCGCCAGTCGCTGCCGACGACGGCCATCTTGGTGCCGGGCAGCGACTGGGGGATGCCGTAGGCGCCGGAGCTCGGGTTCTCGGCGAGGTGGTTCCAGCCGGACTCGCGCTGCCAGAGCGCGTCGAGGTAGGCCCACTGCTCCTCGGGGAAGCCGAACTCGATCATCAGCTGGTAGCCGAGCGCCCGGTTGGAGCCGCGGTCCACGTCGGCCGGGATCGGGGCCTGCGGGAGGTTCTTCGCGATCCGCTCGGCCCGGCGGGCGAGCTGCGCCATGATCTCGACGTCCGGTACGTCGGCCCGGGCACCGGACCGCGAGAGCTCGTCCGTGCGCGGTGTCGGCGTCGGGGTCGGCGCGGCACTCGTCGGCGGTGCCGGGTCGGGAGTGGCCTCAGGGGTCGCCGCGGTCCCGCACGCGGTCGCGAGCAGCGCGACGGCGGCGCACAGCGCGGACCGACCCCCCATGGGAGTCGACCGTACGTCAGTCGCGGGGCTTGCGCGACCGATTGCGGTCACGCGGCTGAGTGGCGCCGTCGCGAGCGCCGTGAGGCGCGTGCGATGGCAAGGCGCCGTCGCGAAGGCATGCTGGGCGCACGTCGAGCGTCGGCAACGCAGCCGGCGCGCGTGCATCGCGGCGCGCAGCAGGCGCCACTCAGCCGCGTGACCGCTTAGGCGGACCGTAGTCCTTCGCCAGCTCGATGAGCTTGCCGCTGATCCGGGTGTTCTTCAGCCGCTCCCACTGGTCCGGGCTGAGCTGCGCGGGCAGCTCGACGATCGAGTAGTCCGGCCGGATCGTGATCTTGCCGAAGTCGCGACGGTCGAGGCCGCCCTCGTTGGCAAGGGCGCCGACGATCTGGCGGGGCTCGACGCGGTGCCGCTTGCCGACCTGGATCTTGTAGGCCTGGAAGTTGCCGCCGGAGCGCGGCGCACGGTCGCGTCCGCCCCGGTCGCCGCGGTCGCCCCGGTCGAAGCGGTCGCCACCGCGACGGTCGTCGCGGTCGTCGTACTCGCGACGGGGGCGGCGCTCCGGCTCGGGCTCGGGCTCGAGGAGGAGCGGGGTGTCGCCCTGCATCACGATCGCCAGGGCGGCGGCGACGTCGACCTCGGGGACGTCGTGCTCCTTGATGTAGTGGCTCACCACGTCGCGGAAGAAGGAGATGCTCGGCGACTCGAGCGCGGCGGTGATCTGGTCGTCGAAGCGGCTCAGCCGCGACTCGTTGATCGCGTCGACGCTCGGGAGCTGCATCTGCTCGAGGGTGGAGCGGGTGGCCTTCTCGATGTGCTTGAGGAGGTAGCGCTCGCGCGGGGTGATGAACGAGATCGCGTCACCGCTGCGGCCGGCACGGCCGGTGCGGCCGATCCGGTGCACGTAGGCCTCGGTGTCGGTCGGGATGTCGTAGTTGAAGACGTGGCTGATCCGGGGCACGTCGATGCCGCGCGCGGCGACGTCGGTCGCGACGAGGATGTCGAGCTTGCCGTCCTTGAGCTGGTTGACGGTCCGCTCGCGCTGCGCCTGCACGATGTCGCCGTTGATGGCGGCGGCGCTGTAGCCGCGGGCGCGCAGCTTCTCGGCGAGGGTCTCGGTCTCGTTCTTCGTGCGGACGAAGACGATGGCGCCCTCGAAGTTCTCGACCTCGAGGATCCGGGTCAGCGCGTCGACCTTCTGCGGGTAGCTGACGATCAGGTAGCGCTGCCGGATGTTCTCGGCGGTCCGGGTCTTGCGCTCGATGGCGATCTCGACCGGGTCCTTGAGGTAGGTCTGCGACAGCGCGCGGATCTGCTTCGGCATCGTGGCCGAGAAGAGCGCGACCTGCTTGTCGGCCGGGGTGTCGGCGAGGATCGTCTCGACGTCCTCCGCGAAGCCCATGTTGAGCATCTCGTCGGCCTCGTCGAGGACGAGGAAGCGCAGCTCGGTGAGGTCGAGCGTGCCCTTCTCGAGGTGGTCCATGATCCGGCCCGGCGTGCCGACGACGATGTCGACGCCACGGCGCAGCGCGGACAGCTGGACGCCGTAGCCCTGGCCGCCGTAGACGGGGAGGACGCTGACGCCGCGCAGGTTGGCGGCGTACTTCTCGAACGCCTCGCAGACCTGCAGGGCCAGCTCGCGCGTCGGCGCGAGCACCAGCGCCTGTGGCTGTCCCTCGGTACGACGCTGGGTGAGGTCGAGCTGGTCGAGGATCGGCAGCGCGAAGGCCGCCGTCTTGCCGGTGCCGGTCTGGGCGAGGCCCATCACGTCGCGCCCCTGGAGCAGGTGCGGGATCGTCTGCGCCTGGATCGCCGACGGCGTCTCGTAGCCGACGTCGGTCAGCGCCTGCAGGATCCGGTCGCCGAGGCCGAGGTCGGCAAAAGTCGTGGTCTCGTTCTCAGCGGTCTCACTCACCCGACAAGGGTAGTGGCGTGAGGCATTTCACGCCGGATCGTCGGCGCGGTGCCGTGCGTCACGCCCGTGCCGCGCTCACTCCACGGTGACGGACTTCGCGAGGTTGCGGGGCTTGTCGATGTCGTGGCCCAGCGACAGCGCGGCGTGGTAGGCGAGCACCTGCAGCGGGATGGTCAGCAGGATCGGGTCGAGCTCGCGCTCGTTCTTCGGTACGTCGATCCGCTCGACCTTGCCCGCCAGGTCACCCAGGTCGACGCCGGCGTGGGTGACCACCGTGAGCGGGCCGCCCCGGGCCGCGATCTCGTGCAGGGCGGCCACGTTGCGCTCGACGAGCTCGTCGTCGGGGACGATCGCGACGGTCGGCACCGCGGTGGAGATCAGCGCGAGCGGGCCGTGCTTGAGCTCGCTGGTCTGGTAGGCCTCGGCGTGGCGGTAGCTGATCTCCTTGAACTTCTGCGCGCCCTCGCGGGCCACGGGGAAGCCGCGCACCCGCCCGATGAAGAACAGGCTCTCCGCCTCGGCCAGCGACTTCGCGACGACCGCGAGCTCCGGCTCCGCAGCGAGCACCTGGTCGATCTGGCCCGGGATCGCGTTGAGGCCGGCGATGAGCCGGCGGCCGTCGGCGATGGAGAGGTCGCGCACCCGGCCGAGCTGGACGGCGAGCATCGCGAAGGCGAGGTACATGTTGGTCAGGGCCTTGGTCGAGGCGACCGCGACCTCCGGGCCGGCGTGCAGGTAGATGCCGCCGTCGACCTCGCGGGCGATCGCCGAGCCGACGACGTTGACCAGGCCGATCACGAAGCCGCCCTTGCGCTGGATCTCCTGGACCGCGAGCAGGGTGTCGATGGTCTCGCCGGACTGGCTCACGGCGACGTACAGCGTGTCCGGCTCGACGATCGGGTTGCGGTAGCGGAACTCGCTGGCCGCCTCGGCGTCGGCGGGGATCCGGGCCAGCTCCTCGATGAGCGAGGCGCCCATCTGACCGACGTAGTACGCCGACCCGCAGCCCAGGATCTTGACCCGCTTGACCGCGCGCAGCTCGCGGGCGTCGAGGTTGAGGCCGCCGAGGTGGCCGGTGCCGAACTTGTCGTCCAGCCGGCCGCGGAGGACCGCCTCGGCGCGGGCGGGCTGCTCGAGCATCTCCTTGTGCATGAAGGACTCGTGGTCGCCGGCGTCGTACGCCTCGGGGTCGATGTCGACCTCCTTGGCCCGGCGGTCGGTGGCGGAGAGGCCGGAGGCGTCGATGCGCCAGGTCTTGAAGCCGCCCGCGGTCACGGTCGCCATCTCGCCGTCGTCGAGGTGGGCGACGGTGGTCGTGTAGCGGACGACGGCCGCGAGGTCGGACGCGACGTGCATCTCGTGGTCGCCGACGCCGATGATCAGCGGGCTTCCGTTGCGGGCCACGACGATCCGGTCCGGGAAGTCGGCGTGGGTGACCGCGATGCCGTAGGTGCCCTCGACCCGGGACAGCGCCTCGGCGGTCCGCGCCTCGAGGGTCTTGGCACCCGAGCGGGCGATGAGGTGGGCGAGCACCTCGGTGTCGGTGTCGGAGGCCAGCTCGACCCCGGCCCCGGACAGCTCGGCCCGCAGCGCGGCGGCGTTGTCGATGATGCCGTTGTGGACGACGGCCACGCGGCCCGCCTCGTCGGTGTGCGGGTGGGCGTTGACGTCGTTGGCCGGGCCGTGGGTCGCCCAGCGGGTGTGCCCGATGCCGATCTTGCCGCCGAAGCGCTTCGGCAGACCGTCGCCGAGGTCGCGGACGCGGCCGGCCTGCTTGGCGACCTTGATCCCGCTCGAGCCGAGGACCGCGAGGCCGGCCGAGTCGTAGCCGCGGTGCTCCAGCCGGGTCAGGCCCTCGAGCAGGAGGGGGGCCGCCTGCTGCCCACCGATGTATCCGACGATGCCGCACATGTGAATCCGCCTCTATCCGTAGATCATCCGGCGCAGTTGGCGCTCGGAGAGTTCGGGCGCGGCCACGACGTGGCCGCGCAGCTCCTCCTGGAGTCGAGCGAAGATCTCGGCGTTCCTGCCGCCGTAGGTCTTCAGCTCCGCGTGCCGTCGCCGGACCCACTCCTCGACCGGCTCGTCGTGGAAGGACAGGACGTCCTCGACGAGCCGTGACGCCTCGGCGGTGGTGAGCCCGCTGCTCTCCTCCACGTGGCGGACGAGCCGCGGGTCGACGTACACATCGCCGAGCGTGCATCCAGAACGGGTGAAACTCAAGTTCCTGCCCGAAATCGGGCAGGAACTGACCGCACCGAAAGCGGGCCCCGGGCAGCGGACACCCGGGGTGGAGCGGGCAGCCCTCGCGAGAGGGCTCATTCGTGGTCCAGGTGGAGCAGGGAGGGGCTGGATCCCCATTCCGGTGGCGCGGGGTGGAGAACGTGCTACTCTGGTGAACACAAGGTGAACAGGAGGTGTCTCATGACCAACACCGAAGTGTCGACCCGGCTCGAGATGCGCTGGGTTCCCGTGACCGACGCCAGCGGCCGCACCCACATGGAGGCCGTGTGGATCGAGGTCGGCCAGCCGACCACGGCAGCTCACGCCGCCTGACACACCCCCCAGACAGCCCGAAGGCGCCCCGCACTCGCGGGGCGCCTTCGCTGTTTTCCCGGGGCCGATCGGGTACCGACCACAGATGTTCACCTCCGTGACCCAGGTCACCCCTTGCCACGGAATGGTTGACGTGTCACCATTGCTCTATTGCTTGACGTTTCAAACATCCACGACAGCACCCAAGGAGTCCCCATGACCGAGAACGCAGCCCTCACCGACATCTCCGGCGACTACACCCTCGACGTCGCCCACAGCCGCCTCGGCTTCGTGGCCCGCCACGCGGTCGTCACCAAGGTCCGCGGCCAGTTCAGCGACTGGAGCGCCACCGCCCACATCGACACCGCCAACCCCGCCGCCTCCTCGGTCACGCTGACCATCAACCCGGCCAGCGTCAGCACCGGCAGCGCCGACCGCGACGGTCACCTGCAGTCCCCCGACTTCTTCGACGTGGCGCAGTACCCCGAGTGGAAGTTCGTCTCCACCGAGGTCAGCCGCGACGGCAACGAGTGGACCATCACCGGCGACCTGACCATCAAGGACGTCACCAAGCCGGTCACCATCGAGTTCGAGGAGAACGGCTCCGCCAAGGACCCGTTCGGCAACGTCCGCGTGGGCTTCGAGGGTGACGTCACCGTCAACCGCAAGGACTGGGGCCTGACCTGGAACGCCGCGCTCGAGACCGGCGGCGTCCTCGTCTCCGAGAAGATCAAGCTCGAGTTCGACATCTCGGCGATCAAGACCGCCTGACGCCCCGGGGCTCACCCCCTGCGTCGTACGACGCCCGGCCGGATCTGCGGATCCAGCCGGGCGTCGTCGCGTTCGGGCCTAGGGTCGGACCATGACATTGCTCGCGGTCCTCGTCCAGGACGCCCCCGAGCCCGACCGGGAGCGGATCAGCAGCACGGCGCTCGCCGTGCGGCTGCTGACCGACTGGCGCGACCTCGACAACGCGCGGCTGGTGCCGAGCGACGGCTCGCTCGCCTACGACGGCCTCTCGGTCCTGTGGTCCACGATCGACGCGCCCTACCCGGACGACCTCACGGCGTACTGCGCCCACAGCCGGCTCTGGCCGCCGACCGTCCCGCCGCCGCTCGACCACACCCGCCACACACTGGTGACGACCTTCCCCACCGACGCCGGCCGGGCCGGCGCCGCGCTGCTCACGAAGGCCGTCGCGTCGATGGTCGCGCTCGACCCGACGATCCGCGCCGTGCTGTGGGCGCCGGCCGACCACGTGGTCCTGCCGGCCGCCTTCCGTGAGCTCGCCCTCGACGGGCAACCCTCCTCGCTGATGCTCACGTGGGTCGCGTGCAACGTCGACGCCCACCCCGACGGGCACCTGACGGGCCACACCCGCGGGCTCGGCGCCCTCGGCCTGATGGACGTGGAGATCCCGTCGACCGGCCGCGACGCGGGCGAGACGCTCGAGCAGCTCCACGGGCTGGCGCAGTACCAGCTCGCCGACGGCGGGGTGATCGCCGACGGCGACACCGTCGGCGGCAGCGCCCGGGAGCAGATCGTCGTCCGGCACGCCCCGTCGGCGTACGACCCCGGCGTGACCGTGCTGCGCCTCGAGCCCGGTGCGAGCCCGCGCAGGCGCGGCCTGTTCCGGCGCGCCTGACCCGCCGCCACGAGCCTGCGGCACAATCCGCCCATGCGGCTGCTCGAGCTCACCGGGTCGATCGCGGACTTCCACGCCCGCCCGATCCCCGACGACCTGCCGGAGGCCGAGGCCTGGTCCTACCGGCCGCCCGGCCGCGGCCTCGTGCTCGGGAGCGCGCAGCAGGAGTCGATCGCCGACCTCGCCGCCGCCGAGCGGGCCGGCATCGCCGTCGCCAAGCGGCGCAGCGGCGGTGGGGCGGTGTACGTCGACCCGGCGCGCTGCGTGTGGGTGGACGTCGTGCTGCCGCCCCACGACGAGCGGTGGAGCGACGACGTGCGGGAGGCGACGTACTGGCTGGGCGAAGCCTGGCAGCGCGCGCTCGCCTCGCTCGGGATCGACACCCGCCTCTACCGCGGCGGCCTGGAGCAGACGCCGTGGGGACGGCTGGTCTGCTTCGCGGCGCTCGGGCCCGGCGAGGTGCTGGTCGGCGACCGCAAGCTCGTCGGCATCTCCCAGCGCCGCACCCGCGCCGGGGCGCGCTTCCAGTGCATCGCCTACGACCGGTGGGACGCGCACGACGTCCTCGACCTGCTCGACCTCTCCGACGCCGACCGGACCGCCGCGGCCGCGGACCTCGCCACCCGCGCCACGGGCGTGGGCGACCACCTCGACGCGCTCCGCGCCGCGATCGTCGCCGAGCTGCTCGGGTCCGGGCGCACGCCGGTCGAGTAGCCGCGCGCGAGGGGACGTCATGCGAACCGTGCGCGATGACGCTCGATTCGTATGACGTCATCGGCGGCGACCCCGTGCAACCGACCACGCTCGACCAGCAGGGAAAGTGCCCCTCGCCTGACGACCCATGCGCTGACAACATGGATGGGTGGACCTCGACACCATCCGTGCATTCCTCGCGGTCGCCGACGGGCAGACCGTCACCGAGACGGCCGAGCGCGCGCACCGCACGCAGCCGGCGGTGTCGCGGGCGCTGGCCCGCCTCGAGCGGGACGTGGGTACGCCGCTGCTGCAGCGCGTCGGCCGCGGCCTCGTCCTCACCCCGGCCGGGCGGGAGCTGGTGCGGCACGCCCGGGACACCCTCGACGCCTACGAGCGCGGGGTCCGCTCGGTGCAGGACGCCACGGCCCCGGACGGCGGGTTCGTGCCGCTGGCCTTCCTGCACACGCTGGGCACGTGGCTGGTCCCGGAGCTGATCCGGGAGTTCCGCACGCAGCGGCCGAACGTCCGCTTCGACCTGCGCCAGCACGGCGACGCCGGCCTCGTCGACGACCTGCTCAACGGCGTGGTCGACCTGGCGGTCACCGGCGACCGCCCGCAGCTCGCGCCGCTGGAGGGCCGGCGGCTCTTCCTGGAGCCGCTGCGGCTGGTGGTCCCGCCGGACCACCGGCTCGCCACCCGTCGTACGGCGCGGCTGGCGGATGTCGCGGACGAGCAGTTCATCGTGCTGAAGCCGGGCTTCAGCCTGCGCGCGGTGACCGAGGACCTGTGCGGGCAGGTCGGCTTCGAGCCGCGGATCGGGTTCGAGGGCGAGGAGGTCGAGACGATCCGCGGCCTCGTCTCGGCGGGCCTCGGGGTGGCCCTGCTGCCCGAGCTGCGCGGCAGCGCCGCCGCGACCGCGCCCTCGTTGAAGGTCACCGACGTCAACGCCTCCCGCGAGATCGGCCTGGCCTGGGTCAAGGACCGGCGGCTGCCGCCGGCGTCCGAGCACTTCCGTGAGCACGCGCTCCGGACCAGCCGGAAGATCCATGTCACAGACGCATGATTTGAGTCAGAACTAGGCATTGGACGCATTCCGGATCCTCACGCACGATGGTGACGCCCATCACCACCGACCGGAGGACACGGATGCCGGACATCGACCCCGCCGAGACCCAGGAGTGGCGCGACGCCCTCGCCGCCGTCCTGGAGTTCGAGGGCGAGGAGCGCACGAAGTTCCTCCTCGACCAGGTCATGGAGGAGGCGCAGCGACTCGGCTCGCGGGTCCCGTTCGTCGCCACGACCCCCTACGTCAACACCGTCGCCCCCGAGGACGAGCCGACCCACCCGGGCGACCGCGCCGTGGAGCACCGGATCCGCTCCGCGATCCGCTGGAACGCGCTGGCCATGGTGCTGCGCGCCAACAAGGACTCGACCGAGCTCGGCGGCCACCTCGCCAGCTTCCAGTCCGCCGCGACGCTCTACGACGTCGGCTTCCAGCACTTCTGGCACGCCGCGACCGACGAGCCCGGCAAGGAGCACGGCGGCGACCTCGTCTACGTGCAGGGCCACCTCTCCCCCGGCATCTACGCCCGGGCGTTCCTCGAGGGCCGGCTCACCGAGGCGCAGCTCGACAACTTCCGCCAGGAGACCGGCGGCAAGGGGCTGTCGTCGTACCCGCACCCCTGGCTGATGCCCGACTTCTGGCAGTTCCCGACCGTCTCCATGGGCCTGGGCCCGCTGATGGCGATCTACCAGGCGCGCTTCCTCAAGTACCTCCACGCGCGCGGCCTGGCCAACACCGCCGGCCGCAAGGTGTGGGCCTTCCTCGGCGACGGCGAGACCGACGAGCCGGAGTCGCTCGGCGCGATCTCGATGGCGGCGCGGGAGAAGCTCGACAACCTCGTCTTCGTCGTCAACTGCAACCTGCAGCGCCTCGACGGCCCGGTGCGCGGCAACGGCAAGATCATCCAGGAGCTCGAGGGCGTCTTCCGCGGCGCCGGCTGGAATGTCGTCAAGCTGATCTGGGGCTCCGGCTGGGACCAGCTGCTCGCCCAGGACACCACCGGTGCGCTCAAGCGCCGGATGATGGAGTGCGTCGACGGCGAGTACCAGACCTTCAAGTCCAAGGACGGCGGCTACGTCCGCGAGCACTTCTTCGGCACCGACCCGGTGCTCAAGGAGATGGTCAAGGACTGGAGCGACGACGAGATCTGGCGCCTGACCCGCGGTGGCCACGACCCGCAGAAGGTGTACGCCGCCTACGCGGCCGCGAACGCCCACGCCGGCTCGCCCACCGTCGTACTCGCGAAGACCGTCAAGGGCTACGGCCTCGGCGCGGCCGGCGAGGCGATGAACATCAGCCACCAGGCCAAGAAGGTCGCCGAGCCCGCGCTGCGCGCCTTCCGCGACCGCTTCTCCATCCCGATCGGCGACGAGCAGCTGCTCG
Above is a genomic segment from Nocardioides aromaticivorans containing:
- a CDS encoding transglycosylase SLT domain-containing protein, producing the protein MGGRSALCAAVALLATACGTAATPEATPDPAPPTSAAPTPTPTPRTDELSRSGARADVPDVEIMAQLARRAERIAKNLPQAPIPADVDRGSNRALGYQLMIEFGFPEEQWAYLDALWQRESGWNHLAENPSSGAYGIPQSLPGTKMAVVGSDWRTNPETQINWGLAYIGARYGTPQKAWAHSEAVGWY
- a CDS encoding DEAD/DEAH box helicase, with the translated sequence MSETAENETTTFADLGLGDRILQALTDVGYETPSAIQAQTIPHLLQGRDVMGLAQTGTGKTAAFALPILDQLDLTQRRTEGQPQALVLAPTRELALQVCEAFEKYAANLRGVSVLPVYGGQGYGVQLSALRRGVDIVVGTPGRIMDHLEKGTLDLTELRFLVLDEADEMLNMGFAEDVETILADTPADKQVALFSATMPKQIRALSQTYLKDPVEIAIERKTRTAENIRQRYLIVSYPQKVDALTRILEVENFEGAIVFVRTKNETETLAEKLRARGYSAAAINGDIVQAQRERTVNQLKDGKLDILVATDVAARGIDVPRISHVFNYDIPTDTEAYVHRIGRTGRAGRSGDAISFITPRERYLLKHIEKATRSTLEQMQLPSVDAINESRLSRFDDQITAALESPSISFFRDVVSHYIKEHDVPEVDVAAALAIVMQGDTPLLLEPEPEPERRPRREYDDRDDRRGGDRFDRGDRGDRGGRDRAPRSGGNFQAYKIQVGKRHRVEPRQIVGALANEGGLDRRDFGKITIRPDYSIVELPAQLSPDQWERLKNTRISGKLIELAKDYGPPKRSRG
- the glmS gene encoding glutamine--fructose-6-phosphate transaminase (isomerizing), producing MCGIVGYIGGQQAAPLLLEGLTRLEHRGYDSAGLAVLGSSGIKVAKQAGRVRDLGDGLPKRFGGKIGIGHTRWATHGPANDVNAHPHTDEAGRVAVVHNGIIDNAAALRAELSGAGVELASDTDTEVLAHLIARSGAKTLEARTAEALSRVEGTYGIAVTHADFPDRIVVARNGSPLIIGVGDHEMHVASDLAAVVRYTTTVAHLDDGEMATVTAGGFKTWRIDASGLSATDRRAKEVDIDPEAYDAGDHESFMHKEMLEQPARAEAVLRGRLDDKFGTGHLGGLNLDARELRAVKRVKILGCGSAYYVGQMGASLIEELARIPADAEAASEFRYRNPIVEPDTLYVAVSQSGETIDTLLAVQEIQRKGGFVIGLVNVVGSAIAREVDGGIYLHAGPEVAVASTKALTNMYLAFAMLAVQLGRVRDLSIADGRRLIAGLNAIPGQIDQVLAAEPELAVVAKSLAEAESLFFIGRVRGFPVAREGAQKFKEISYRHAEAYQTSELKHGPLALISTAVPTVAIVPDDELVERNVAALHEIAARGGPLTVVTHAGVDLGDLAGKVERIDVPKNERELDPILLTIPLQVLAYHAALSLGHDIDKPRNLAKSVTVE
- a CDS encoding YceI family protein is translated as MTENAALTDISGDYTLDVAHSRLGFVARHAVVTKVRGQFSDWSATAHIDTANPAASSVTLTINPASVSTGSADRDGHLQSPDFFDVAQYPEWKFVSTEVSRDGNEWTITGDLTIKDVTKPVTIEFEENGSAKDPFGNVRVGFEGDVTVNRKDWGLTWNAALETGGVLVSEKIKLEFDISAIKTA
- a CDS encoding DUF4261 domain-containing protein, producing the protein MTLLAVLVQDAPEPDRERISSTALAVRLLTDWRDLDNARLVPSDGSLAYDGLSVLWSTIDAPYPDDLTAYCAHSRLWPPTVPPPLDHTRHTLVTTFPTDAGRAGAALLTKAVASMVALDPTIRAVLWAPADHVVLPAAFRELALDGQPSSLMLTWVACNVDAHPDGHLTGHTRGLGALGLMDVEIPSTGRDAGETLEQLHGLAQYQLADGGVIADGDTVGGSAREQIVVRHAPSAYDPGVTVLRLEPGASPRRRGLFRRA
- a CDS encoding lipoyl protein ligase domain-containing protein; translation: MRLLELTGSIADFHARPIPDDLPEAEAWSYRPPGRGLVLGSAQQESIADLAAAERAGIAVAKRRSGGGAVYVDPARCVWVDVVLPPHDERWSDDVREATYWLGEAWQRALASLGIDTRLYRGGLEQTPWGRLVCFAALGPGEVLVGDRKLVGISQRRTRAGARFQCIAYDRWDAHDVLDLLDLSDADRTAAAADLATRATGVGDHLDALRAAIVAELLGSGRTPVE
- a CDS encoding LysR family transcriptional regulator, producing the protein MDLDTIRAFLAVADGQTVTETAERAHRTQPAVSRALARLERDVGTPLLQRVGRGLVLTPAGRELVRHARDTLDAYERGVRSVQDATAPDGGFVPLAFLHTLGTWLVPELIREFRTQRPNVRFDLRQHGDAGLVDDLLNGVVDLAVTGDRPQLAPLEGRRLFLEPLRLVVPPDHRLATRRTARLADVADEQFIVLKPGFSLRAVTEDLCGQVGFEPRIGFEGEEVETIRGLVSAGLGVALLPELRGSAAATAPSLKVTDVNASREIGLAWVKDRRLPPASEHFREHALRTSRKIHVTDA